The Arachis hypogaea cultivar Tifrunner chromosome 16, arahy.Tifrunner.gnm2.J5K5, whole genome shotgun sequence genome contains a region encoding:
- the LOC140180196 gene encoding uncharacterized protein, producing the protein MRVHLLADLKKECQLLVEGYRSSWKSTGCTLMADGWTDQRQPSDMIKTTDTLFKLFAEVIEWVGSSNIVHVVTDNAANYVSTGKLIHEKYPNIFWSPCAAYCISLILKDVASIPNIANLASRASKLLRHVDADEKPSLVYMYEGMQRAKITIKTMFRNRKATYTPYTSILKMRWDKHLKRDLHAAAYFLNPGFFYSKGFVEKANILRLHRKKNNYDPIDIQSIDTVDFWVMANEDDPEFTNGDIEGIENLIYTDNAMPSYPKDGGDVEVNVDLPDVADSSNTASFGGTSEDGGFGLPVYDGDIGTLNDDYDFL; encoded by the exons ATGAGAGTTCATTTGCTGGCCGATCTTAAAAAGGAGTGTCAGTTGCTTGTTGAAGGCTATAGGAGCTCGTGGAAAAGCACTGGTTGTACACTGATGGCAGATGGCTGGACTGATCAAAGGCAAC CTTCTGATATGATAAAAACTACCGATACCTTGTTTAAATTGTTTGCTGAGGTTATTGAGTGGGTTGGGTCTAGTAACATTGTGCATGTGGTTACTGATAATGCTGCGAATTATGTATCTACTGGAAAACTCATTCATGAAAAGTATCCCAACATTTTTTGGTCTCCTTGTGCTGCTTACTGCATCAGTCTTATTTTGAAAGACGTAGCAAGTATTCCTAATATAGCTAACCTTGCCTCTCGTgcttcaaaa TTATTGAGGCATGTTGATGCTGATGAGAAACCTTCTCTGGTATACATGTATGAGGGCATGCAAAGAGCTAAAATTACTATCAAGACAATGTTTAGAAATAGAAAAGCTACATACACACCTTATACAAGTATCTTGAAAATGCGGTGGGATAAGCATTTGAAGCGTGACCTCCATGCAGCAGCATACTTTTTGAATCCAGGTTTCTTCTATAGTAAGGGGTTTGTTGAGAAGGCAAATATCTTGAG ATTGCATCGCAAGAAGAATAATTATGATCCAATTGACATTCAAAGCATTGACACAGTAGATTTTTGGGTAATGGCAAATGAAGATGATCCTGAATTTACTAATGGAGACATCGAAggcattgaaaatttaatttacacGGATAATGCTATGCCTTCGTATCCTAAAG atggagGAGATGTGGAAGTTAATGTGGATTTGCCTGATGTCGCTGATTCTTCAAATACAGCTTCTTTTGGTGGTACTTCTGAAGATGGTGGCTTTGGATTACCTGTTTATGATGGAGATATTGGAACacttaatgatgattatgattttttatga